The following are from one region of the Capsicum annuum cultivar UCD-10X-F1 chromosome 1, UCD10Xv1.1, whole genome shotgun sequence genome:
- the LOC124886449 gene encoding uncharacterized protein LOC124886449 (The sequence of the model RefSeq protein was modified relative to this genomic sequence to represent the inferred CDS: added 31 bases not found in genome assembly), protein MDSTSTTTSTATTILYPSSPLYLIPSDSPGTVLVNTTSNCTSYGSWRRGMMLGLSYKNKLGLINDSIPKSEPTSPTFEPWNRCNNMVVVWILNSLDKEIREIVMYTESAEKLWKDIEWRFGQANGLKFFQIRKDISSITQGDSNVASYFNRIKKLWDELCCSILYPECECGCKEAFQKIEEEQRVHQFLSCLNDSYPIIRRNILLMKPLPDV, encoded by the coding sequence ATGGATTCGACTTCTACTACTACAAGTACTGCTACTACTATTCTGTATCCCTCTTCCCCACTGTATCTCATTCCCTCTGACTCTCCGGGAACTGTTTTGGTTAATACGACTTCTAATTGTACAAGTTATGGGAGTTGGAGGAGAGGAATGATGTTAGGATTATCTTATAAGAACAAGTTAGGGCTGATAAATGATAGTATACCCAAATCCGAACCTACTTCTCCAACTTTTGAGCCTTGGAATCGGTGTAATAATATGGTAGTTGTTTGGATCCTAAATAGCCTAGATAAGGAAATTAGGGAAATAGTGATGTACACTGAATCTGCTGAAAAGCTCTGGAAGGATATAGAATGGAGATTTGGACAAGCTAATGGTTTGAAATTTTTCCAAATTCGGAAAGATATTTCTTCCATTACCCAGGGTGACTCTAATGTTGCCTCATACTTCAATCGAATTAAGAAACTTTGGGATGAGTTgtgttgttctattttatatcCTGAGTGTGAATGTGGTTGTAAAGAGGCCTTTCAGAAAATTGAGGAAGAACAGAGGGTTCACCAGTTCCTGAGTTGCCTGAACGATTCTTACCCTATCATTAGGAGGA